The Paenibacillus sp. BIC5C1 DNA segment AAGACGACTTCGTTCAGGAAGTCGTCTTTTTGGGATATGATATAAAAGGAAACCTCCTTACACTCTGTTACGTAAGAAAGGATGTCGTGATGATGAAGAAATTGTTCGCGCGCATGGGTTCTTTTACCGGTTACATCTTTCTGATCGCTGTGGGAGCCTTTTATTTGTTTGCTCTTGTAGCCATCATCCTTCTAGCCGTTTACGTCTTTAAGGGCGGAGCCTGAAATAGATTATTTTGGACTCATCCTACTCAGCTTGCTCGCCCTAACTAGCCTGAGTACTCATGATTATCATACATACTGCAAGGAACATTCGTCGCTCATTACTTTATATAGTTTTTATGGTGTCTAGATGACGTAGAAAAATGCTTCATACCCCTTATATTACGCCTCTTCTTTTTCCATTTTTCTCCCATTTGAATTCCGTTGTCTTTATCGTTTATACTTGATTTGACCCTAAAGTCAATTCAAGAACTCGTAAGTTCCGCAGGTGAGGTGACTGTATCGTTAATGAACCCTATCCATGAAATGAATGAGAAGAAAAAGCTCATTATTACCACAGCACTCAAGCTATTCTCAGCCAAAGGCAGTGCTGCAACCTCCATGCAGGAGATTGCAGAAATATGTGGGATGTCGAAAGGCAGCCTCTACCTCATGTTCAAATCCAAAGAGGAATTAGAGGCCAGTACGATGGAATACTGCATATTCACGCTCATGGACGAAATGTCCCAGATTGAACATGAAGCTGGGCTCACTTCGAGAGAACGTCTGCACAAACAGATTGAAACACTGCTTGTACATGTATCCGAGCTGAAAGAATTTCTACGTGTGCAAATGCGCAGCATGATGATGGACGAAGAGCAGCATCGCAAGGAAAAGTGCAAACCGCATAACAAGGACCTGGAGATCCGTACCCTGCACTGGTTTAAGGATAAACTGGAGGATCTGTACGGACCGGAGATTGAACCTTATACCATAGACCTTATTTTGCTCACGCATGGTCTGTTCCTCTCCTACGTCAAAATCTGGTTTACGGAGATGCCTTCCCTTACCGTATCCAAGATGGCAAGCAACATGCTGCAAACGATCGATTATGCAGCTCGCGGATTGCTCGATCAACGCCCCGCCCCTCTGGTTCCTTTGGAACATTGGCCAGCATGGAGCAGCGATTCAGATACAGATTCCACAATGATGCGTCATCCCATTCATATCATCAAACAAATGAAGGATATCATCACTTCTGATATGCCTCCAGGGCAATTGCGCAATGACGCGATGGAGACCATCGCCATCCTGAGACAGGAAATGATGGAATTCACACCGCGACGTGCCATTATTCTGGGCATGATGCGCAATCTGGATCACATTCATGTCATCCAGCCATTGCACTCCGAGCTTCAGCACATTATGGATGCCATGTATAGCCGGTTCATCCAGGCTGACTCGTCACAACAATAAAGAAATACAGGGAGAAACAGAGAGGAGAAGAAATCATCGTATGAAAGGAATTATTAATTTTTCACTGAACAACAAGTTTGCGATCTGGATTCTGACCATCATCGTTTCCTTCGCCGGTTTGTACAGCGGACTGACGATGAAACAGGAGACCATTCCAAACATCAATGTGCCATTCTTGAGTGTTACAGCCATTGATCCAGGGGCAGCTCCAGAGGGTATTGTCGAGGATGTCACCAAACCACTCGAACAGACCTTAAGAAATGTAGAGGGAATTAAGACACTCACCTCCACTTCCATGGAGAACGCCTCTTCCATCACCCTCGAATTTGATTATGGTACCGATCTGGATAACGCTACCGCTGCGGTACGCGAAGCACTGAATGAGGTGCAGTTGCCGGATGGTGTACAGAAACCAACCATTTCCAAGTTCAGCATCAACTCCTTCCCGGTTGTCTCGCTCAGCTTGTCTGACAAGGACGGCGGCGATCTGGAACAATTGACTCGACTGGTTGAAACGGATATCCAGCCTGCACTAGAAGATATTGACGGTGTAGCTCAAGTCCAAGTTTCCGGCCAATATGTTAAGGAAGTTCAACTGAAGTTTGACCAGAAAAAAATGAAAGAACTCGGTTTGACTGAAGATACAGTCAACGGCATCGTTCAAGGCTCTTCTGTCCGTGTACCACTCGGACTGTTCGAACTGGACAAAGCGCAGAAAGCTGTCGTTGTTGATGGCAATATCATCGATCTGGATGATTTGAAAAATCTCGCCATTCCGGTTGTACCAAGCGGTGCAGGAGCAGGCAGTGGTTCAGCCACAGCACCACAAGGGGCCGGTGCACAAGCTGGTGGGGCTGCTCAAGGCTCTGCACAAGGTTCTGACCAGGCTGCAGGACAAGCCGCTGGCGGAAATGCCAGCGTGGGCAGCACTTCAGGTGCCGCTAACGCACCTGGAATTCCAACGGTTAAATTAAGCGAGATCGCCAAAATTGAAGTCATTGGTCAGGCGGAATCCATTTCCCGGACAGACGGTAAGGAATCCATCGGGATCTCCATCGTTAAGTCCAATGATGCCAATACAGTTGATGTCGTGAAGGCGGTTAAAGACAAGGCCGAAGAGTTGCAGACGCAGTTCAAAAACGCTGAGTTGACTGTTTTGCTCGACCAAGGTAAACCTATCCAGGACTCCGTAAACACGATGTTGTTCAAAGCGATGTTTGGTGCTTTGTTCGCCATTCTGATCATTCTGTTGTTCCTGCGTGATATTCGTTCCACCATTATTTCTATTATCTCTATCCCGCTCTCCTTGCTCATTGCATTGACAGCACTGAATATGATTGACATTACGCTGAACATGATGACCCTGGGTGCCATGACGGTCGCGATTGGACGGGTTGTCGATGACTCCATCGTTGTTATCGAGAATATCTATCGCAGACTGACACTCAAGGGAGAGAAACTTAAAGGCCGTGATTTGATCCGGGAAGCTACCCGGGAAATGTTCATTCCGATCCTCTCTTCCACCATCGTAACCATTGCGGTATTCCTGCCGCTGGCACTCGTGAGTGGTATGGTCGGTGAGCTATTTATGCCATTTGCCCTGACGATGGTATTCGCTTTGCTGGCATCCCTGATTGTGGCTGTTACGATTGTACCGATGCTGGCACATACATTGTTCCGCAAAGGTCTGAAGAACAAGAAGAATCATGAGGAAAAACCGGGCAAGATGGCAGAAGGTTACAAACGACTCTTGAACTGGACATTGTCACACAAACTCATCACCGTTGGCGCTGCTGTATTGCTGCTCGTCGGCAGTTTGTTCCTGTATCCGTTCATCGGTGCAAGTTTCTTGCCGGAACAACAGGATAAATATGTGACGATTACGTACAGTCCGGAAACTGGAGCTTTGCGTGAAGATGTAGAAAAAGAAGCACTTGTAGCCGAGAAATGGTTGCTTACGCAACCAGGTCTGGAGAAAATGCAGTATTCCATCGGCGGCAGCAATCCGCTGAGCAGCATGGGTGGAGGCAGCTCCAACTCTGCTCTCTTCTATATCGAATATAACGAAGATACGAAAGACTTTACAAAAGTGAAAGAACAGCTTGTGGAAGGTCTGAAGAAAGAAGTTACTGTAGGAACCTGGAATGAGCTTGACATGTCCGGGGGTCTGGGAGGCAGCAGCTTGAGCCTTTCCATCTATGGTGACAATGTAGATCAGATCAAACCTGTCTCTGATGAAATTCTGAAACTGGTTGAAGCAGATACCGAATCTTTTGAAAAAGCCGACACCACGCTCTCCGATACCTACGGGCAATACACACTCGTCGCGGATCAGGAGAAACTGAGCTCGCTGGGTCTGACCGCTGGCCAACTGGCCATGACGCTCAGCCCTGCACGTGAACGTCCTGTGCTCACGGAAGTGGATATCGACAACAAAACGTATAAAGTCTATGTAGAGACTGACAAAAAGACATTTACCAGCATTGCTGATATTGAAAACGAAAAAGTCACTTCACCACTCGGCATCGAAGTACCAATCAAAGATGTCGCGAAAGTGGAAGAAGGCACTTCACCGAACTCCATCATGCGTATTGATGGCAAAGTCGTTGTACAGGTGTCAGCCAACATTTTGGCTTCCGATGTGCAAAAAGCGTCATCAAACTTGCAGGCGAACATCGACAAACTGGATCTGCCTGATGGCGTTGAAGTGAAGTTTGGCGGTACGACCGAACAGATTAATGACACGTTTACCCAACTTGGCCTGGCCATGCTGGCAGCCATTGCGATTGTGTACTTTGTGCTTGTCGTTACGTTCGGCGGTGGACTGGCGCCATTTGCCATCCTGTTCTCCCTGCCATTTACCATCATTGGTATTATGGTTGGCCTGTTCGTGGCTGGTGGTACGCTTGACGTATCTGCCATGATGGGTGGACTGATGCTGATCGGGATCGTGGTCACCAACGCCATCGTTCTGATCGACCGTGTTATTCACAAGGAAAAAGAGGGAATGCCTACTCGTGAAGCCTTGCTGGAAGCCGGAGCAACGCGTCTGCGTCCGATTCTGATGACAGCTCTGGCTACCATTGGTGCCTTGCTGCCACTGGTGACAGGACTTGAAGAAAGCGCAGGGATCATCTCGAAAGGTCTTGGAATTACCGTAATCGGCGGTCTGATCAGCTCCACGCTGCTGACTCTGGTTATCGTGCCAATCGTGTATGAGTTCCTGATGAAGTTCAAAAAGAAAAGAATTGAAGATTAATCGACACCTGCTGTTGATCGAATTCAATCATCACTCCGAATTAAGATAAGCTTCTAACATAGAACACCCCTTAGCCCACATTAGAATGGTTTGTACATTCTGATCTCCGGCTAAGGGGTGTTTTACATTTAGATATGATCTCTTAGCATCGATTATAGAAACATCCAGATGTTAGATAGAGCTACATAGGAATAATACATTTTGTTTTATTTCATAAAAGGAAGATATCATTTTGTGAAATAAAACAAATGAACGTGAGATTTCAGCTCATCTGCTGTAAACGGACTTATAATCAAAACAAACGCTCTTCAGAAGCCCGACTTACAAAACGGGTATGTAAAACTGCATGTATTTGTGGGAAGGACGGTGGTTGTGTGGGGGAAACGACGCTGCATATTCAGATGAGAGACATGCTGAAACGTCCGGTGTTCCGCAAGGCTGAGGTGCTCGCCAGTGAACGGGCCTTGGAGCGATATGTGCGTTGGGTGCATATCATGGAGGTTACCGAGGTAGGCAATTTGCTGAATGGCGGGGAACTGGTGCTAACAACCGGCATTGGCTGGCAGGATGATGAAAAGCAGGGACTGTCTTTCATGCGCCAGTTAATTGCTCGTGGAGCTGCGGGACTCTGCATCGAACTCGGGGCTCACACCAAGTCCCAGCTTGAATCCATGAAGGAACTTGCAGCAGAAGAGGATTTTCCACTGATCTGGTTTCACGAACAAGTACGTTATATTGATATTACACAGGACCTGCATTTCGCTCTGATTCGCAGCCACCAGCGTATGCTTGTCGAGCTCGACAGCCTTACCACCTCGTTCAACCAACTTCTTTTGAATGGAGACGGTGTACAACCACTGCTCCGACTATTGTCTCGAACAACGGGTTACCCTGTAGCGTTATATCCACTGGATGGCGAAGCAAGTGCCGTTCCCTACTGCCCACCAGACCAACTGGAGATGCGTCGGCAGGAGTGGTTCACACGTGGTGGTCATTTGGACAATGGAGATCATCTGGGAGATCATTTCGTGCACAGAAATCATTCGGTGCCTTCACTGGGTGCACTCACCCTGCCTGTTCAGGCACTTGATTATGTATTTGCCGATCTGGTGCTCATGCTCGACAAGATGCCGGACCACGATCAGGAGCTGCATAACAGACCCTCTGATGAGTTCATCATCCAGGCACTGGAACGTTGTGCAGCCGCCATTGCTCAGGACTGGATGCGTACCAAATACATGGAGGAAAAGCGACGCTACAAGGAAGATATGTGGGTCATTGACTGGCTTAACGGACATCATTCTGCGAAAGAAATCCATGAATATGTATCTGCCGCCGACGCCCAGCTTGCTTCTGGAATAGGTACCGTCATTTTGTTCGATAGCAATCCCAACTACACAGACAGTCTCAAGCTACAGAAACTGTTAATTCAACGCAATATCGTTGCCCGTTCCGTGTTCTCACGGGAAGGATTCGCCCTGTACAGCACGGTTTTAAACCACCAGATCATTCTGATTATCCTTGACCCTTTGCCAGGATCTCAGCGGAAAGGCAGTCTTTGGCGCTGCATTGAACAGTTGCAGCAGCATGAACAGGAACAGACCCACCGCCTCTTCTCAGGTCTGTTCGGCATCGGTCACAGCTGTGCTGATCTATCACGTCTGAAAGACAGCCTTGAGGCAGCCAAGGATACCCTGCGCATTCAGAAGGACATCGGTGTGATGCAGCAGCCCTTTTACAGCAATCTCCACTGTTACCGCATTATTTCCAGCATGAAGCAGAGCGGTAGTCTGGATGATTTCATTGAGGAATATCTCGGGCCGATCATTCGTTATGATGCCGAAAAAGGCGGCCAGTTGTTACGTACGCTTAAACAATATTTTATTCTATGCTGCTCCAAGCAGGAGACGGCCACGGCTTTATTTATCGTCCGACAGACGTTATATCACAGATTGCATAAAATTGAGACACTCCTGGGTGATGACTATACCCTCCCCGAGAAACGCGTCGCCATCGAACTTGCCATCTATGCATATGAATACGTTCATGGACCACTCGCGTGACCTTCTACGCTCCTTTTTGCTCCTGAAGCTGCCTGATCAGGATATGACTGAACCACTTCCGCCCAGACGCCGTGCCCACATATTGCTCCTGTTTTTCTCCGGGAAGGTCGGGGTGCCCCCACACGACATGAGCACCCTCCAGATGTTCCCGAACGGCATAAATGCGATAACCCTGCGCCACCATTCGTTCAATCGCTATCTTTTCCGCTTCAAATACTTCATGGTCAGACATCAGCTTCACCCTCCATTTACTGCCGTCACAGGCTGTCTTACAGTTAATGGTGCACCGGCATCATATTTATCACGCTTCACATACTGACCCGCGCCTGCCACTCCGGCAAACTGCCGATCCCGAATCACATATTCCCCGCGGCATAGCACCGTCACCGGACATCCCTGAACCTGCATGCCCTCAAAGGCGCTATAGTCCACATTCATATGGTGGGTAGCTGCCGAAATCACCCTTGAGATCGATGGGTCAAAAATAACGATATCCGCATCCGTCCCCACTGCAAGGGTCCCTTTCTGCGGAAATAACCCAAATAACTTGCTTGCCCGTGTAGAGCATAAATCCACCCACTGATTTAGCGAAATCCGTCCCTTCATCACCCCTTCGGAATATAAAATGCTTAGCCGATCCTCAATGACAGGCCCGCCATTCGGGATTTTGCTGAAGTCATCCCGTCCCAGATCCTTCTGACCCTTGAAGTTAAACGAACAATGATCCGAGCCAATCGTCTGCAATTGACCGCTCTTGAGTGCATTCCACAGCACTTCCTGATGGGGGGCTTCACGCAGCGGGGGGGACCAGACATACTTCGCACCTTCAAAATCCGGTTGATCCATCTTCGATTGATCCAGAGTTAAATACTGCGGACAGGTCTCGCCCCAGATTCGATAACCCATGTCTCTCATACGCGCAATCTGCTCCACGGCTTCAGCACAGGTGACGTGCACCACGTACAGCTGTGAATCGGCAAGTGCCGCCAAACGGGCCGCACGCCCTGTAGCCTCACCCTCCAGCACCGAAGGTCGGGTAAGTGCATGGTGGATCGGCTCGGTTCTACCATCCGCCAACGCCTGCCGGACCAGCAGATCAATCACATCGCCGTTCTCGGCATGTACCATGACGAGTGCGCCGTACTCCTTGGCCTTTTGCAGCGTCTGAAAGAGAATGCCGTCATCGGCCTGGAACTGATTTTTATATGCCATGAACACCTTGAAGGAAGAGACACCCTCTTCTTCTATGATCTGCGGCAGTTCTTCCAGCACCTGATCATTCATCTCGCCAATCATCAAGTGAAACCCGTAATCAATAGCTGCTTTGCCCTCAGCTTTGGCATGCCATTCCTGAAGGGATTCCAGCAAAGATCGGCCTTTTTGCGTCAAACAGAAATCAATGACTGTCGTTGTGCCGCCGAAGGCAGCAGCTGCGGTACCTGTTGCAAAATCATCCGCCGTCACCGTTCCGCCGAACGGCATATCCAGATGCG contains these protein-coding regions:
- a CDS encoding TetR/AcrR family transcriptional regulator, with translation MNPIHEMNEKKKLIITTALKLFSAKGSAATSMQEIAEICGMSKGSLYLMFKSKEELEASTMEYCIFTLMDEMSQIEHEAGLTSRERLHKQIETLLVHVSELKEFLRVQMRSMMMDEEQHRKEKCKPHNKDLEIRTLHWFKDKLEDLYGPEIEPYTIDLILLTHGLFLSYVKIWFTEMPSLTVSKMASNMLQTIDYAARGLLDQRPAPLVPLEHWPAWSSDSDTDSTMMRHPIHIIKQMKDIITSDMPPGQLRNDAMETIAILRQEMMEFTPRRAIILGMMRNLDHIHVIQPLHSELQHIMDAMYSRFIQADSSQQ
- a CDS encoding efflux RND transporter permease subunit, whose amino-acid sequence is MKGIINFSLNNKFAIWILTIIVSFAGLYSGLTMKQETIPNINVPFLSVTAIDPGAAPEGIVEDVTKPLEQTLRNVEGIKTLTSTSMENASSITLEFDYGTDLDNATAAVREALNEVQLPDGVQKPTISKFSINSFPVVSLSLSDKDGGDLEQLTRLVETDIQPALEDIDGVAQVQVSGQYVKEVQLKFDQKKMKELGLTEDTVNGIVQGSSVRVPLGLFELDKAQKAVVVDGNIIDLDDLKNLAIPVVPSGAGAGSGSATAPQGAGAQAGGAAQGSAQGSDQAAGQAAGGNASVGSTSGAANAPGIPTVKLSEIAKIEVIGQAESISRTDGKESIGISIVKSNDANTVDVVKAVKDKAEELQTQFKNAELTVLLDQGKPIQDSVNTMLFKAMFGALFAILIILLFLRDIRSTIISIISIPLSLLIALTALNMIDITLNMMTLGAMTVAIGRVVDDSIVVIENIYRRLTLKGEKLKGRDLIREATREMFIPILSSTIVTIAVFLPLALVSGMVGELFMPFALTMVFALLASLIVAVTIVPMLAHTLFRKGLKNKKNHEEKPGKMAEGYKRLLNWTLSHKLITVGAAVLLLVGSLFLYPFIGASFLPEQQDKYVTITYSPETGALREDVEKEALVAEKWLLTQPGLEKMQYSIGGSNPLSSMGGGSSNSALFYIEYNEDTKDFTKVKEQLVEGLKKEVTVGTWNELDMSGGLGGSSLSLSIYGDNVDQIKPVSDEILKLVEADTESFEKADTTLSDTYGQYTLVADQEKLSSLGLTAGQLAMTLSPARERPVLTEVDIDNKTYKVYVETDKKTFTSIADIENEKVTSPLGIEVPIKDVAKVEEGTSPNSIMRIDGKVVVQVSANILASDVQKASSNLQANIDKLDLPDGVEVKFGGTTEQINDTFTQLGLAMLAAIAIVYFVLVVTFGGGLAPFAILFSLPFTIIGIMVGLFVAGGTLDVSAMMGGLMLIGIVVTNAIVLIDRVIHKEKEGMPTREALLEAGATRLRPILMTALATIGALLPLVTGLEESAGIISKGLGITVIGGLISSTLLTLVIVPIVYEFLMKFKKKRIED
- a CDS encoding PucR family transcriptional regulator — translated: MGETTLHIQMRDMLKRPVFRKAEVLASERALERYVRWVHIMEVTEVGNLLNGGELVLTTGIGWQDDEKQGLSFMRQLIARGAAGLCIELGAHTKSQLESMKELAAEEDFPLIWFHEQVRYIDITQDLHFALIRSHQRMLVELDSLTTSFNQLLLNGDGVQPLLRLLSRTTGYPVALYPLDGEASAVPYCPPDQLEMRRQEWFTRGGHLDNGDHLGDHFVHRNHSVPSLGALTLPVQALDYVFADLVLMLDKMPDHDQELHNRPSDEFIIQALERCAAAIAQDWMRTKYMEEKRRYKEDMWVIDWLNGHHSAKEIHEYVSAADAQLASGIGTVILFDSNPNYTDSLKLQKLLIQRNIVARSVFSREGFALYSTVLNHQIILIILDPLPGSQRKGSLWRCIEQLQQHEQEQTHRLFSGLFGIGHSCADLSRLKDSLEAAKDTLRIQKDIGVMQQPFYSNLHCYRIISSMKQSGSLDDFIEEYLGPIIRYDAEKGGQLLRTLKQYFILCCSKQETATALFIVRQTLYHRLHKIETLLGDDYTLPEKRVAIELAIYAYEYVHGPLA
- the hydA gene encoding dihydropyrimidinase; the protein is MSTRKLIRNGILVTASDTFEADICIENGKIMQIGMGLVPDERTEVVDASGCYVIPGGIDPHTHLDMPFGGTVTADDFATGTAAAAFGGTTTVIDFCLTQKGRSLLESLQEWHAKAEGKAAIDYGFHLMIGEMNDQVLEELPQIIEEEGVSSFKVFMAYKNQFQADDGILFQTLQKAKEYGALVMVHAENGDVIDLLVRQALADGRTEPIHHALTRPSVLEGEATGRAARLAALADSQLYVVHVTCAEAVEQIARMRDMGYRIWGETCPQYLTLDQSKMDQPDFEGAKYVWSPPLREAPHQEVLWNALKSGQLQTIGSDHCSFNFKGQKDLGRDDFSKIPNGGPVIEDRLSILYSEGVMKGRISLNQWVDLCSTRASKLFGLFPQKGTLAVGTDADIVIFDPSISRVISAATHHMNVDYSAFEGMQVQGCPVTVLCRGEYVIRDRQFAGVAGAGQYVKRDKYDAGAPLTVRQPVTAVNGG